One region of Carassius gibelio isolate Cgi1373 ecotype wild population from Czech Republic chromosome A1, carGib1.2-hapl.c, whole genome shotgun sequence genomic DNA includes:
- the LOC127954637 gene encoding protein mab-21-like 2 — protein sequence MIATQAKLVYQLNKYYNERSQARKAAIAKTIREVCKVVSDVLKEVEVQEPRFISSLSEIDARYEGMEVIAPNEFEVVLYLNQMGVFNFVDDGSLPGCAVLKLSDGRKRSMSLWVEFITASGYLSARKIRSRFQTLVAQAVDKCSYRDVVKMVADTSEVKLRIRERYVVQITPAFKCTGIWPRSAAQWPMPHIPWPGPNRVAEVKAEGFNLLSKECYSLTGKQSSAESDAWVLQFAEAENRLLMSGCRKKCLSILKTLRDRHLELPGQPLNNYHMKTLLLYECEKHPRETDWDESCLGDRLNGILLQLISCLQCRRCPHYFLPNLDLFQGKPHSGLETAAKQTWRLAREILTNAKSLDKL from the coding sequence ATGATTGCAACGCAAGCAAAGCTGGTTTACCAGCTCAATAAATATTACAACGAAAGAAGTCAGGCGCGCAAAGCGGCCATCGCCAAAACCATCCGAGAGGTGTGTAAGGTGGTGTCGGACGTGCTGAAGGAGGTGGAGGTCCAGGAGCCCCGCTTCATCAGCTCCCTGAGCGAGATAGACGCGCGTTATGAGGGCATGGAGGTCATCGCACCCAACGAGTTCGAGGTCGTGCTTTACCTGAACCAGATGGGAGTCTTTAACTTCGTGGATGACGGCTCTCTCCCGGGCTGCGCGGTGCTCAAACTCAGCGACGGCCGTAAGAGGAGCATGTCCCTGTGGGTGGAGTTCATCACCGCCTCCGGTTATCTGTCGGCGCGGAAGATCCGCTCCCGCTTCCAGACGCTGGTGGCCCAGGCCGTGGATAAATGCAGCTACCGGGACGTGGTTAAGATGGTAGCGGACACGAGCGAAGTGAAACTGCGCATTCGGGAGAGATACGTGGTGCAAATAACCCCGGCCTTCAAGTGCACGGGTATCTGGCCTAGAAGTGCCGCTCAGTGGCCCATGCCTCACATCCCGTGGCCCGGGCCGAACCGGGTGGCGGAGGTGAAAGCAGAGGGGTTTAACCTCCTCTCTAAAGAGTGCTACTCGTTAACGGGCAAACAGAGCTCGGCGGAAAGCGACGCTTGGGTCTTGCAGTTCGCCGAGGCCGAGAACAGGCTTCTGATGTCGGGCTGTAGAAAGAAATGTCTCTCTATTTTAAAGACTCTCCGTGACCGACACCTCGAGCTACCGGGACAGCCGCTGAATAACTACCACATGAAGACCCTGCTGCTGTACGAGTGCGAGAAACACCCGCGGGAGACCGACTGGGACGAGTCGTGCCTCGGTGACCGTCTGAACGGTATTCTGCTGCAGCTCATCTCCTGTCTGCAGTGCCGCCGGTGCCCACATTACTTCTTACCCAATCTAGACCTGTTTCAGGGCAAACCACACTCAGGCCTGGAGACAGCGGCCAAACAGACCTGGAGACTGGCGAGAGAAATCCTCACCAACGCGAAAAGTTTGGATAAACTGTGA